From one Dasypus novemcinctus isolate mDasNov1 chromosome 28, mDasNov1.1.hap2, whole genome shotgun sequence genomic stretch:
- the DYNLT1 gene encoding dynein light chain Tctex-type 1, with amino-acid sequence MEDYQAAEETAFVVDEVSNIVKESIESAIGGNAYQHSKVNQWTTSVVEQTLSQLTKLGKPFKYIVTCVIMQKNGAGLHTASSCFWDSSTDGSCTVRWENKTMYCIVSAFGLSI; translated from the exons ATGGAGGACTACCAGGCGGCGGAGGAG ACTGCTTTTGTTGTTGATGAAGTAAGCAACATTGTAAAAGAG TCCATAGAAAGCGCCATCGGGGGCAATGCTTACCAGCACAGCAAGGTGAACCAGTGGACGACGAGCGTCGTGGAGCAGACGctgagccagctcaccaaacTGGGGAAGCCGTTCAAATACATCG TGACCTGTGTCATCATGCAGAAGAACGGAGCCGGGCTGCACACGGCCAGCTCCTGCTTCTGGGACAGCTCCACCGACG GAAGCTGCACCGTGAGATGGGAGAACAAGACCATGTACTGCATCGTCAGTGCCTTCGGACTCTCCATCTAG